TGCCCTTGGCGGCGGCGGCCTCGGCGACGCCCGCGCAGGGCTCGACGCCGAGGTGGCGGCGGCCGGCCCGGGCCACGGTGTCGAGCATGATGCCGTCGTTGCTGCCGAACTCGACGACGAAGGAGTCCAGGTCGCGCAGTTCGTGGTCGAGGAAGTGCCCGGCGGTGGCGCGGAAGTGGTCCTGCATGGCCGAGGACCCCGAGGAGAGGTAGGGGTAGTCGGTGCGGAACATGTGCTCGCGCGGTACGTCCTCCAGGAGCTGGACCATCGTGCAGGAGCCGCACTGGGCAACCGCTAGCCGGTGGAAGTACTCCTGGGCGGGGTGGTTCGGGTCGACGAACGCGTCAGCCAGTGGCTGGCGTCCGAAGTCGAAGAACTCGTGCAGCGTACCGCCGCAGATCCGGCAGTCGAGCGTGTCAGACATATGGTTCCTCAGCTCCTGTCCAGGACTCGGCCTGAGCGGCCGGCCGGTCGACGGCCGTCGTTCCGTGCCGTTCTCGGCTGTCCGACGTGCGGGGACGATCCTTGTGGTCGAGATCGTCCCCGCCGGGCCTCGGCAATCGCTCAAGACGCGCTTGACGCCCTGCCACCGTGCCGTCGGCGGCCCGACCGTCCGGGAGCCACGGCTCAGTCGGCCACGAGAGGCCGCAGGTACCGGGCCGTGACGCCCGGGCCGGCCGCGACGGTCGCCGGAGGGCCCTCGCCGACGACCGTGCCTCCCCGTTCGCCGGCGCCCGGCCCCATGTCGATGATCCAGTCGGCGCAGGCGGCGACGTGCAGATCGTGCTCGGCGATGACGACGGAGTTGCCGGCCGCGAGCAGGGTGTCGAAGGCGTCGACCATGCGCTGTACGTCGGAGGGATGGAGCCCGGTGACCGGTTCATCGAGGATCACCAGGCCCCGTCCCCGACTGCCGCTGCCCATGAGTATGGCGTTGGCGAGCTTGAGGCGCTGCGCCTCACCGCCTGACAACTCGGTTCCGCTCTGCCCGAGTTGCAGGTAGCCCAGCCCCGCCTGCTGGGTGGCGCGGAGGGTGGCGGCGAGGGGTGCGGGGCCGGGGAAGAACTCGGCGGCCTCGTCCACCGTCATGGCCAGCACCTCGTCGACCGACTTGCCGTGATAGGTGACGGCGAGCAGTTCGGGGGTGAACCGGCGGCCCTCGCAGACATCGCACTCGACCCACATGTCGGGCATGAAGTGCATGTCGACCTGGCGCCTTCCGTACCCCTGGCAGGCCTCACAGCGGCCGCCGGGCGAGTTGAAGGAGAACGATCCGGCGCCGTAGCCCAGGCTCTTGGCCTGGGGGGTGGCCGCGTAGAGCTTGCGGATCAGGTCGAAGGCCTTGGTGTAGGTGGCGGGGTTGGACCGCGGGGTACGGCCGATCGGGTCCTGGTTCACCACGGTCACCCAGCCCACCGCCGCCGCGCCCTCGACCGAGGCGACGGCTTCGGGGCATTCACCGCGCAGCGTGGCCGCCAGGCTCGCACCGAGGGCCTCGTGCAGGAGGCTGCTCTTGCCGCTGCCGCTCACCCCGGTGATACAGGTCAGCGAGTTGAGAGGGATGTCCACCCGGTCCAGCCGGACGTTGTGCACGTCGATCCCGACCAGGCCGAGCCGCGGCGCGGCCGCGGCGTCGTAGCGCCGCTCCCGCCGGACCCGGGGGCCGCGCCCCGCAAGGTAGGCGCCGGTGAGCGAGTGCGGGTTGTCGCTGAGCTCGGCGGTGGGCACGGATGCGACGAGGGTGCCGCCCTCGCGTCCTGCGCCGGGCCCCAGGTCCACCACCCAGTCGGCGAGTGCGATGAGTTCGGGGTCGTGCTCGACGAGCAGGACCGTGTTGCCCGCGTCTCGCAGCGCGTGCAGGATCTCACGCAACGGATGCTTGTCGGCGGGGTGCAGTCCGGCACTCGGCTCGTCCAGGACGAAGATGATGCCGGTCAGGTCCATGTTCAGCTGGGCGGTGACGCGGGCTCGCTGCAGTTCACCGCCGGACATGGACGGGGCACTGCGGGTGACCCGCAGGTGGCCCAGTCCCAGCTCGACCATCAGGCGGACCCGTCGGCCGAGGTCGGGCAGCAGGTTGACCGCGACCTCGCGCTGCATGGGGGTGAGGGTGGCGTCGACGGTCGCCACCCAGTCCCGCAGATCCTCGATGGGCATCCGCACGATCTCGGGGTAGGTCAGCCCGGCGACCTTGAGGGTGCGCGGGACGTCGCCGAAGCCGCTGCCCGCACAGCCCTCGCAGTCCTGACGGCGCATGAACCGCGCGTAGTTCTCCTTGCTGCTGTCGGAGGCCGCGGCCTCGTACAGCCGTGAGACCTCGAAGACAGCACCCTTGAGCGGGACGCTGCGTTCGATGACGGTCTCGGTGCCGGACTTCTTCTGCTTGCTGACGATCTTGTAGGAGACCGCCTCGTCCCCCGTGCCGTGGAGCACGGCGTGGCGGAACGCCTCAGGCAGCTCGCGCCAGGGCCGGTCGAGGTCGGCACCGTACCGCTCGGCGAGTGCGGGCAGCGCAAGGTACTCGCCGGAGTTGGCCCGCTCGAACCACTCCCCCGCCCCGGCCCTCAGCGGGAGGTCGGGCCGGGTGACGATCCGGTCCTCGGCCGGGGTGACGACGTAGCCGAGGCCGGCGCACTTCTTGCAGCGGCCCTCCATGCTGTAGCGGTCGAAGTAGGCGCTGGTGAGCCCGCGTAGCTCGGGGAACTCCACGGCTTCCGGGCCCAGTGCGGGCATGCGCGCGAACAGCAGCCCGAGGAAGTCGTTCAGTCCGGTGATGCTGCCCAGGGTCGAGCGGGGACTGCGGTTCAGCCGCCGCTGATCCACGGCGAGGGTCACTCCGAGCCCGGCGATCCGGTCCACCTGGGGGCGGTCCTTGGGCGAGATGAACTGCCGGAAGAACGGCGAGATGCCGTTGAGGTACCGCAGTTGGGCCTCGGCGTGGATCGTGTCGATGGCGAGGGACGTCTTCCCGCTGCCGCTGACACCGGTGAAGGCGACGATCCTGTTCTTCGGGATGGTGACGCTGACGTTCCGCAGATTGTGCGTGTTCGCTCCGACGACCTCGATGAACTCGCCGCCCGGTGCGCCCTCGGCCTCGTGACTCACCACTGCTCCTTCTGCTGGACCTGTACGTGGACTTCCCGCTGTAGCTTGACTCTCGATATTACTCTCACGATACTAGCTTCGTGAATCTAACTCGTCTAATGGCTCTCGGGACCCTTCAGAACGTGGGACCGCTCCACGGCCACGAGATCCGCCGCATCGCGGAAGTGACCAGCGTCAGCAGTTGGGGAGGCGTCAGCGTCGGCGCGCTCTACCGCGAGCTGCGCACGATGGACGAAGGCGGCCTGGTCGAATCCGTCCGCACGGAACAGGTGGGCAGACGCCCCGCCAGGACCGTGTACCGGATCACCCCCTCGGGAGAGGGCGAGCTGCGCGACCTGCGTGAGCAGGCGGTCACCCAGGTGCACCACGGGACGGATCCGTTCGGCGTCGCCCTCCTCTTCACCCGCACCAGCGAACTGCCGACCCTTCTGGACCTGCTGGAGCGGCGCCGCGAAGCCGTCCTGACCATGCGCAACGACATCGAGGCCGAGAGCCGCGCGCTGCGCGAGGCCGGCCAGATCGGGCCGCTCGATGCCGCGATGTTCCGGCGCAGGGTGATGCAGCTCGACGCGGACCTGCTCTGGCAGGACGAACTCGACCGGACGATCACCGAGACGGTCGCGGCCGAACAACGCGTCGGCGAGGAGCTTCCCGCCGACGGGACCACCGGACCCACAGCGGAGGTATCACCGTGAACATGATCGAAGTACACGGCCTGTCCCGGACGTTTCAGGCGCCGCAGGGCGAGGTGAACGCCGTCCGCGGTGTCGACTTCAC
This DNA window, taken from Streptomyces griseus subsp. griseus, encodes the following:
- a CDS encoding excinuclease ABC subunit UvrA, producing the protein MSHEAEGAPGGEFIEVVGANTHNLRNVSVTIPKNRIVAFTGVSGSGKTSLAIDTIHAEAQLRYLNGISPFFRQFISPKDRPQVDRIAGLGVTLAVDQRRLNRSPRSTLGSITGLNDFLGLLFARMPALGPEAVEFPELRGLTSAYFDRYSMEGRCKKCAGLGYVVTPAEDRIVTRPDLPLRAGAGEWFERANSGEYLALPALAERYGADLDRPWRELPEAFRHAVLHGTGDEAVSYKIVSKQKKSGTETVIERSVPLKGAVFEVSRLYEAAASDSSKENYARFMRRQDCEGCAGSGFGDVPRTLKVAGLTYPEIVRMPIEDLRDWVATVDATLTPMQREVAVNLLPDLGRRVRLMVELGLGHLRVTRSAPSMSGGELQRARVTAQLNMDLTGIIFVLDEPSAGLHPADKHPLREILHALRDAGNTVLLVEHDPELIALADWVVDLGPGAGREGGTLVASVPTAELSDNPHSLTGAYLAGRGPRVRRERRYDAAAAPRLGLVGIDVHNVRLDRVDIPLNSLTCITGVSGSGKSSLLHEALGASLAATLRGECPEAVASVEGAAAVGWVTVVNQDPIGRTPRSNPATYTKAFDLIRKLYAATPQAKSLGYGAGSFSFNSPGGRCEACQGYGRRQVDMHFMPDMWVECDVCEGRRFTPELLAVTYHGKSVDEVLAMTVDEAAEFFPGPAPLAATLRATQQAGLGYLQLGQSGTELSGGEAQRLKLANAILMGSGSRGRGLVILDEPVTGLHPSDVQRMVDAFDTLLAAGNSVVIAEHDLHVAACADWIIDMGPGAGERGGTVVGEGPPATVAAGPGVTARYLRPLVAD
- a CDS encoding PadR family transcriptional regulator, with the translated sequence MALGTLQNVGPLHGHEIRRIAEVTSVSSWGGVSVGALYRELRTMDEGGLVESVRTEQVGRRPARTVYRITPSGEGELRDLREQAVTQVHHGTDPFGVALLFTRTSELPTLLDLLERRREAVLTMRNDIEAESRALREAGQIGPLDAAMFRRRVMQLDADLLWQDELDRTITETVAAEQRVGEELPADGTTGPTAEVSP